The DNA sequence TATATAGAAACTGTTTTTATATCAgccgaaagaaaaaaaaatatccattttttttggagcactcacatatatatatatatatctcaaATCCcaaattctaataaatttttgaatattttaggTGGTCAATTGACTGATAATACTCCACCGGTAATGAGATTAGATAGAAATTGGATTTTATTAGATTCTGAGCCTATAGGAAGTATTGTCACCCGAGTTCATGCTAAAGATAATGAACAAGATGAATTAATTTACGGACTTGAAACATTAGAtcacaattataataatggtGATTTATCTCTAACAACTACAGGTTCACTATCCCCTTTACCTTTttctattgataataaaactgGAGTTATCTATATTAATGAAACACTTAAAGGACGGGTAAatatcatacatatatattgttatttatttatttcttcattatcatacttatcattttttagggcggtgaaaatttatatttgtatgtgACTGTTTCCGATGGACAATTAACAGCTAAAAATGAAGTatatgttataataaaaaatagttcattGCCATCATcagctgataataataataatagtaataataattatggatcaccattttcttcaaataataatcacCACATTAATTCAGGATTAAATCAACATCAACCAATACGTGGACCACCTTTCcttgttcatttttcaaattctccATTGTCCCCATTTAACCGACCTATTAATTTAACAAGTACTCAACAAAAAACTACAATATTACGACCTGctcaaattgatattaataataataataataataataataataataataataataatgaattagaTGAATTATCTATTACCAATGTCAAGACAACGACATTatcaaatatgaatatttataataattcgcTGGAATCTACAAATGTTGAAgctaataaagaaaattattcatatcaaTCTATAACTATGACAacttttataacaattatagcAATCTGTGCAGTTATTTTTGGTTTAGGAATGGGCATCTGGTCTATAAAGGGTAAAATTTGTAGTTcacataaaaaatctataaatacgGTAAgtactatatatacatatagttaataataataattacattatttcattaataaatgtaataaatttcattttcagaAAGAACAAATAGCTGTTGGAGTATCAGATATATCATCAACTAATGAAccttcattaattttaaaaaactggcacaattcaaaattttcatcaaataaatatcaagaatggaataaaaatagtaattgtaatatcaataataataataaaacatcaGCGACagaatgtataaaaaaacaagatGATAAATGGGAGTTTCCACGTCACAGACTCAaagtttgttaatttttattttactaatgttgtatgtatttaaaaataataaaattcatatttatttatatatttatgtacatataaatgataatgtaaaTAGGTGTTTTGTATTCTGGGAGAAGGATGTTTTGGACAAGTGTGGAAATGCGAAGCACTTGATATAGATCGAACCAATAGCGGAAAAACTTCAGTGGTTGCtgttaaaacattaaaagagAATGCGACTGAACGAGAAAGATTAGATTTAGCCCAAGAATTAAGTGTTATGAAAACACTAGAACCACATCCAAATGTTGTTAAATTATTGGGTTGTTGTACTGAACGAGAAccaatatttgttattatggAGTACATTAGTGGCGGTAAATTGCAAAGTTTTTTGCGTAATATGAGAGAAGAAAGAAATTGTGGCAGACCTGGTTTGACATCAAGTGATCTTACTGGCTTTGTTTATCAggtaatcatttaaataaacaaattaattaataaattcaataataataataatagtaataatcctaaattaatattatataggTTGCTAAAGGAATGGAATTTTTAGCATCAAAGGGTATTATTCATCGTGATTTAGCAGCtcgtaatattttaatagacAATAATAGAGCTTGTAAAATAGCTGATTTTGGTTTTGCTCGAGATATTgctgcaaataaaatatacgaaCGTAAATCAGAAGGACGACTACCAATAAGATGGATGGCCCCAGAAAGTctttatgataatatattttcagttAAATCAGATATTTGGAGTTTTGGAGTATTGATATGGGAAATAGTTACTCTGGGTTCAACACCTTATCCAGGTATGGGAGCTGCCGATgtaatgagaaaaataaaagagggATATCGACTTGAGCGACCAGAGCATTGCAAGAGAGAACTATATAACATTATGTATTATTGTTGGGACAAAGATCCATCTTGTAGACCTTCTTTTGGAGAGCTTGTTGTTATGGCAGAAGGACTTTTACTTGATGAAATTGATTATATTGAACTTGATCGGTTTCCCAATCATTCTTATTACAACGTTCTTAATTTAAGCGGCGAAAAACTATAatacattacttttttttttaacaacaatGACAACAATTGAAAGatctgtatatttttttttatatgacaaTCCGTCCAAAAGtgtctaataatattttaattctataataataataagaataagaataataataacaataacattaCTCATTAAGTATATTAACCAACATCATTGACctgatctttttttaatactcgtatatataatatacatacatacattcataaattaatttatcaatttattgtgtgtaaataaaaattattgattattcaaaattttatattttcatgttttttatttttttcttattttaatacatgtattagtagaaaaatataaataatgatgatatttAACGACTTAGCGATTTTAAAGATGGATTAGATTTTATAGTTTATCTGCAAACTGCAAAGAAAATATcctgataatatttattaaatcgtcCATTAATGTAATCTACGATTTATATTCATAAACACTTGCACAGAACACACTGATACTTTTCTTAATGATCACTAATTAAAACACtattactttttcatttaactGACTAGTgactcaattattaaaaaatcaaaattaaacaataatataaggAACAGATAGAATAAGACATATGCGACATTTGatgttttgtaaataataacttcCCGCCTCGCCGACCGCTACGTATACAACAGATTAGaattatattatgtataatataatgaataatattaaataataaaagatttttttatcatagtaatataataaatggtataagtacaattaaataaatatatatatttattaattaaatgtgtataagttttttatttactgcatAATGTGCGTTGTATTCAAATTCCTCATATTagcacaagaaaaaaaaaattgtggaaAAAAGGAGAGGCCAAATACATCACATTGATCATATTCAAAACATCATATGTATACCGGTGTGTAGACTAAACAACATAACCTACAATCTAACACTGttgtttattgttaatttatgaattataaatgtttacttTTCTATTGtagtaaaaagtaattttaatttatatttttgagttaGATAAAGACTAAATATAACGATAATGTCAGAAAATATCCAGGGAACTTTTACTTCTgataaaatatctaaaattcGTTGGAATCGTCAAGATTTTACTGAAGCTAATTCTTTTATCACCGGTAGTTGGGACAATaattcagtaaatattcattttatttaaattatcagctaacaataataattaatattataaaagtctttaaattttttatagtttaatcGAATTACATATTGGGTATTTCGAAAAAGTGAAGATGCTGAAATATATCCCGCTGCGGTCAATTTTTATCCTTTTATTGGTGATGTCACTGAAATTCAGGTacttattattgatttattttatcattattaataataaatattaatttaaaaaaattttctttctttagtTTATTAGCAAATATTGTTTTGTGGCGTCATCGTCAATTGGATCAGCAAAATTATTGCAGATTGATGAAAATTCATGTAATCTTTTTAAAGAGTTGACATTTTGggataatattcattattttaggtaattgaataataataaatttatttatttttctattcatcataattattaaataattttatgttgatATAGCACGGGTGAAAATGCATCTTGTACAGCATTATCAACTTTTAATCAAGATATAGCTACTGTTGGAGAAGATggaagaataaatttattaacagcTCAACTTAAAAATCCTGTAAGAACGATTGAAAATGCCGATAGCTGTTCATTACTttgcattgattttttaagaCACAATGAAATATTAACTAGTAATACCAGAGGACATATGAAACTTTGGGATCTTAGAAACGATCAAGATAAACCAGCAACAACTTTTATGCTTCCTGATCAACTCAaagtatgtatttattaaaataataataataatttaaattgaaattaatataaaaaaatttttagacagAAGCTACGGATATAGCCCATCATCCAACTCAACGACACATTGTTGCTGCAGGTGGAGGTGATGGTAGTCTTTCAGTTTGGGATTTACGTCAAAGTACACATCCTATATCACAACTTTTAGCTCATTCCCAAGCAGTTAGTGAAGTTATGTTTCATCCAGATAgaccaaataatttatttacttgttcTATTAATGGTGAATTATGGCATTGGAATAATGTTCATGGCTCTAAATTAAATCTTGGTAATAttatttcatcttttttttttacatatatgaaaaaaaatataataataataataaatttatataaattttagataatgATAGCCATTGGTTAGCAACACGTGGAATTGATGctaaagtaaatattactgaACTATGTGCGCCATTGCATAAACCAATAAATAGTTTTGATATTGATAGATCCACTTTACTTTTCGGTTGTGACAATGAAGCCATGTattctgttaaaaatattattatttaaacattattttatcttaattattaaattgctaTTTTAaactgatatttattttactatgcATATTTTAAATcctatctttatttttaacttcccgctatgaaaattgaaaatttaaaaaaaagggaagttattggttttgatccgattttcgaaaatcgagttttcctGGATGGACGTCCGTGTGGATGTGTACGTATGTGTGCAAACTTTTTGtgtccgacgatatctttggaacgaatcaaccAATTTGAACGTTCTTgatggcaatcgaaagaactTACCAAGTCTTAGAATCAGTGCAGCCAGATCGTGCAATATTTTACCTCCTCCTGCTATTACACTACATGCTATTTCACCTCTGGAAGGGGTAAAAATATCACACGATCTGGCTGCACTGCTTAGaattgattagattttggagtcGATGTCATGTAGTTTACaagttatacgaaaaataaaaattaaaaatttttttgttttaggtTTTTTGCGTATCTCATAAACCACTTGCCCAATTCACCTCAAAATGTAATTAGTTCTAAGTCTTGGTGAActttttcgattgccaccaagAATACTTGAATCGATTCATTCGTTCCAAAAatatcgtcggacaaaaattattttttttttcagtgaaatCTGTGTTTTGTTGGTCTAACAGTTTTCTGAGCTCGGGGAGCtccaaaatttacaagtaataaTGCATTCAAGCTCTCCGAGCGGGGAGTtctggggctggcccgcagggtcaagcggctttcagattttttttttattatgaaaatagtGAAGTAGCGCGATCTATGAAATTGTCCTATAGCGATAGAGCAGCATATACCAGTGCTGCTGCTGTTACACATGATATGGTggtgataaaatgaaattagtttaattactctttttgattattattattattattattattattattattattattattatttgctgCTTTGCTGACTCGTGAGAAAAGGAAATTGTAGTATAGTTAGAGACGATAGAGTAtacaaaaattggaaaaaaaaaaaaaggtattgaGCATTCGGTAGTGTGGTTCAGTGTGGTTTCAAGAAGTGTGTGTTGCCATTTTGTGACGCACCTCGtggttaaaattttgtaaacaaaCTAAacgtataattaataataaaatagataatataAGACAATGTCGAAACGACGAATTGAAGTCTTGGATCCATTTATTAAGAGAAAGCGGTAAGATATTGTTTGTTACATTataatattgtatattttgttatttaaccATTCGCTAACAACATGTTATCCTTCGGTTGTTTCGGTAAATCTGCTTACCTGccatttataatatatcacaattatttagtttttctcTGTAATTgagtgataatttatttttatcaattaaaaattattatcgtaTACATAAAAAGTAGGCCTTATTGTTGAATCCTAATCAGTGGTTCTCaactttaaaaagtataaaattaatttttttcagagatGAAGCCAAACTTGAAATGGCTAGTtcaacagcagcagcatcatcatcatcgtcgtcgtcgtcgtcattattatcatcaacaaCAACTGGTGCAACGGCAATATCAACAATATCAAGTGGATCATCCGGAGTAACTGGAGCAAATCTAAAATTATCATCTCCTGGACAAATAAATCCTTATACAAAGTTACCTTTTACACCAcgttattatgaattttataaaaaacgaatAACATTACCAGTATTTGAGTATAGATCAGATTTTATGcgtttattaaatgaatatcaATGTATTGTATTGGTTGGTGAAACTGGATCTGGTAAAACAACCCAAATACCACAATGGTGTGTTGAATATTCAACTCAAACAGGTACAAAAGGTGTTGCTTGTACTCAACCCCGTCGAGTTGCAGCAATGAGTGTTGCACAGCGTGTTTCTGAAGAAATGGATGTTACATTGGGTGAACAAGTTGGTTATAGTATACGTTTTGAAGATTGTAGTTCACCATATACTGTTCTTAAATATATGACTGATGGTATGTTATTAAGAGAAGGAATGTCTGATCCAATGCTTGAAGCTTATCAAGTTATTTTACTTGATGAAGCTCACGAACGAACTTTAGCAACAGATTTACTTATGGGTGTTCTTAAAGAAGTTACTAAACAACGGtcagatttaaaattagttattatgAGTGCAACTTTAGATGCTGGTAAATTTCAACAATACTTTGATAATGCACCATTAATGAATGTACCAGGTCGTACACATCcagtggaaattttttatactccaGAACCAGAACGTGATTATTTAGAGGCTGCTATAAGAACAGTTATTCAAATTCATATGTGTGAAGAAGTATCTGgggatttattattatttttaactggTCAAGAAGAAATAGAAGAAGCTTGCAAAAGAATAAAACGTGAAATGGATAATCTTGGACCAGATGTTGGAGAACTTAAATGTATTCCACTTTATTCAACTTTACCACCAAATTTACAACAAAGAATATTTGAACCAGCACCGCCAAATAAACAAAATGGTGCTATTGGTAGAAAAGTTGTTGTATCAACAAATATTGCTGAAACTTCATTAACAATCGATGGTGTTGTATTTGTTATTGATCCTGGATTTGCTaaacaaaaagtttataatCCTCGTATACGTGTTGAATCATTACTTGTATCACCAATAAGTAAAGCATCAGCTCAACAACGAGCTGGACGTGCGGGTCGTACAAGACCTGGTAAATGTTTTAGATTATATACTGAAAAagcatataaaaatgaaatgcaAGAAAATACTTATCCTGAAATTTTAAGATCTAATTTGGGAAGTGTTGtactacaattaaaaaaattaggaatTGATGATTTAGTACATTTTGACTTTATGGATCCACCAGCACCTGAAACACTTATGCGAGCATtagaattgttaaattatttagcagCTTTAGATGATGATGGTAATTTAACAGATTTAGGTGCTATTATGGCTGAATTCCCATTAGATCCACAACTTGCTAAAATGTTGATTGCATCTTGTAATCACAATTGTAGTAATGAAATTCTCAGTATCACTGCTATGTTATCAGGTAAtgcaacaacaataataaaattaataataatagtatataatatttaattttaagttaagctaaataaatagtattgtaattaattatattgatttttatattgataattgatgTGATATTAGTCCCACAGTGTTTTGTAAGACCAAATGAAGCCAAAAAAGCTGCTGATGatgcaaaaatgaaatttgcaCATATTGATGGAGACCATTTGACTTTACTAAATGTTTACCATGCTTTCAAACAAAGTaagttgattaattaaataaataaataacatgcAATTTGGgatatttatattactattatcattattattattattatttttttttttttttttatataaaaggtATGGAAGATCCGCAGTGGTGTTATGatcattttgttaattatcgaTCGTTAAAAAGTGGAGATAATGTACGACAACAATTGAGCCGAATTATGGAtagattttcattaaaaagaaCATCTACTGATTTTACATCTAaagattattatataaatattagaaaaGCGCTTGTTGATGGATTTTTCATGCAGGTAATTCttcttattattgttattataagtCTGTTTGTGTatgtttatttcatttttgtaataaattaatttaatttaacaacaGGTAGCACATTTAGAAAGAACAGGACactatttaacaataaaagatAATCAAATGGTACAACTACATCCTAGTAGTTGTTTAGATCACAAACCTGAGTGGGTTATTTACAATGAATTTGTTTTAACGACAAAAAACTATATAAGAACAGTTACAGACATTAAACGTAcgtattaaacaataattaatattaataataataatattaatttttctaataattattattattattattaataattcttacAGAAAGAGATATACTCTCTTACGGCATTATTTtgctaatattaataatattaatatgtaatttacAGCTGAatggttattaaaaatagcaCCTCAGTACTATGATCTTCAAAATTTCCCTCAATGTGAAGCAAAACGACAATTAGAAGTAATTCAAGCGAGATTAGATTCTAAACAGTATCAAGAAGGTTTCTAATTCTAATAAGGATTTTTCaacatttagtttattttgaaaaattaaaagtaaaaataaaaaaaataaagaaataataatattttaatgacatATATTCAGTTGAGTATTTATAACATGTAAGGCAACACCGATGATATGGgttcattataataatgtttcccattataatattattattattatcattaaatacaTAATGGCATTTCTTTTGTTATTGCCTTCATTATCGTCTTAAtagtgcattttttatgaaatctacgtaataataaaattaaaaatattggccaacactaaaattattttcgatactattattatttatcactaaatgtattaattataaacaatagttattataaaatttcaatttaacgtATTtagattatgataattattacgttacaaaaacaattattttaatttaattaattctttaaatacatacttttttttctattttatagtCGTATTAAGATTACTATCTTGTAACGTAATATCAATAGTAAAGCacttttattgtaataatttatggaaaaaaaaaaaaaaaaaaatatatatatatatataatttcaggaaaaataataattgacattaattaaaatcaaatccACATGTaacttttattgtttattttaaataaaattatcttttatttttaaaaagttaagttGATACCTAATCCATTTTTAACATGTTAATTTTCCacttattgtaaatatttgatagcgttaaaagaatgaatttaaaaaaaaataggcaTCAGaaagtgtgaaaaaaaaacatatatttcattGTATCTATTCATtccaataaaaacaaaagtataGAAAAACCTggtaatcattaaatttaatatctatatGGCACGCTAAATtaacatacatttttaactattacagaataaaacaaaaattttttcttaaaatataaaacaagaaattttgattatattctttaatattttactataaaaaaaaaatcaaataataatgcgTAATATATGGGTAAGcgaatacatttatttcatcaTTCTCGCCAGCGAAAgcaaaagagagagagaaacaTTTAACACACACACAAATGATCACTTGGATCAACTTTGCGTACTTTACCGCTTTACGTTTTACTGCGCTTCACCattcatattaatattgacGACATTAACTCAactacaatataaaattaattgaataatctttaaaaaatggtTTCAATGACATTGCCAATGGTAGGAAAGCTTACTAAACTTTCTTTGGATCATTTTTACATTAGTACGAGAACAATTTTAAGGTATGATTATAATCATagttagataataaattatttaaaccatgCATGTTTAATAGAggttaagtatttaaattatttcaagtttaTCTTTATgtagtttaacaaaaaataaaaattattattattattattgttgttattattattattataagtgtagaaataaaaaaaaaaataaaatttagtaacagGACCTCACaaacatcaataaataatttatgttatcaaataaaaaaatttggtacggagcaaaaaaaagttgatgaaAGCAGTAGTTCATCACCACCACCATCAATCGAACAAATGAcagataatgaaaataaattgaagtccgaaatcgaattattaaataaagaattaatGTCGTTGAAAGAACGAAATATTGAACtagataataaatacaaacgTGCATTGGCTGATGGGGAAAATTTACGAGTAAGATTGACTAAACAAATAGAAGATGCTAAATTATTTGGTATTCAAGGATTTTGTAAAGATTTATTGGATGTTGCTGACATTTTGGGTAAAGCTACTGAAAGTGTACCTAAAGATCAACTTACTGAACGTAATCctcatttaaaaactttatatgAAGGATTAAGAATGACTGAATCACAATTACATAAGgtatatttacttattgaattcgttttttattataaatttaataatttattcatttacttttaaGGTATTCAAAAAACATGGATTAGTTTCTGTAAATCCTTtagatgaaaaatttgatcccAACCAACATGAAGCTCTTTTTCAACaggtatataatatatttattttattatagcaattacttaataatgttgttgacaataaatatttattttttaggaaGTTCAAGGAAAAAAGCCAGGAACTGTTGTAGTTGTATCAAAAGTTGGTTATAAATTACATGAAAGAATAGTAAGGCCAGCACTAGTTGGAGTTGCCAAaggttaatttataatacgtgacaatttattcgttatactaatttttttcttttttaattataaattcaattgtatttaattataaaattacttaaatatgattaataaaatgaagaaagattacaaataatgaattttattaaatatatttttattaccaatctgtaaaaaaatattaagtatatacaaattataataatgattaaattaacaacgttcaaatactttatataaattaggTAAACTGGCAATT is a window from the Microplitis demolitor isolate Queensland-Clemson2020A chromosome 4, iyMicDemo2.1a, whole genome shotgun sequence genome containing:
- the LOC103574950 gene encoding ATP-dependent RNA helicase DHX15 homolog isoform X2, with the translated sequence MSENIQGTFTSDKISKIRWNRQDFTEANSFITGSWDNNSFNRITYWVFRKSEDAEIYPAAVNFYPFIGDVTEIQFISKYCFVASSSIGSAKLLQIDENSCNLFKELTFWDNIHYFSTGENASCTALSTFNQDIATVGEDGRINLLTAQLKNPVRTIENADSCSLLCIDFLRHNEILTSNTRGHMKLWDLRNDQDKPATTFMLPDQLKTEATDIAHHPTQRHIVAAGGGDGSLSVWDLRQSTHPISQLLAHSQAVSEVMFHPDRPNNLFTCSINGELWHWNNVHGSKLNLDNDSHWLATRGIDAKVNITELCAPLHKPINSFDIDRSTLLFGCDNEAMYSSIGSSGVTGANLKLSSPGQINPYTKLPFTPRYYEFYKKRITLPVFEYRSDFMRLLNEYQCIVLVGETGSGKTTQIPQWCVEYSTQTGTKGVACTQPRRVAAMSVAQRVSEEMDVTLGEQVGYSIRFEDCSSPYTVLKYMTDGMLLREGMSDPMLEAYQVILLDEAHERTLATDLLMGVLKEVTKQRSDLKLVIMSATLDAGKFQQYFDNAPLMNVPGRTHPVEIFYTPEPERDYLEAAIRTVIQIHMCEEVSGDLLLFLTGQEEIEEACKRIKREMDNLGPDVGELKCIPLYSTLPPNLQQRIFEPAPPNKQNGAIGRKVVVSTNIAETSLTIDGVVFVIDPGFAKQKVYNPRIRVESLLVSPISKASAQQRAGRAGRTRPGKCFRLYTEKAYKNEMQENTYPEILRSNLGSVVLQLKKLGIDDLVHFDFMDPPAPETLMRALELLNYLAALDDDGNLTDLGAIMAEFPLDPQLAKMLIASCNHNCSNEILSITAMLSVPQCFVRPNEAKKAADDAKMKFAHIDGDHLTLLNVYHAFKQSMEDPQWCYDHFVNYRSLKSGDNVRQQLSRIMDRFSLKRTSTDFTSKDYYINIRKALVDGFFMQVAHLERTGHYLTIKDNQMVQLHPSSCLDHKPEWVIYNEFVLTTKNYIRTVTDIKPEWLLKIAPQYYDLQNFPQCEAKRQLEVIQARLDSKQYQEGF
- the LOC103574950 gene encoding putative pre-mRNA-splicing factor ATP-dependent RNA helicase PRP1 isoform X1, with translation MSKRRIEVLDPFIKRKRDEAKLEMASSTAAASSSSSSSSSLLSSTTTGATAISTISSGSSGVTGANLKLSSPGQINPYTKLPFTPRYYEFYKKRITLPVFEYRSDFMRLLNEYQCIVLVGETGSGKTTQIPQWCVEYSTQTGTKGVACTQPRRVAAMSVAQRVSEEMDVTLGEQVGYSIRFEDCSSPYTVLKYMTDGMLLREGMSDPMLEAYQVILLDEAHERTLATDLLMGVLKEVTKQRSDLKLVIMSATLDAGKFQQYFDNAPLMNVPGRTHPVEIFYTPEPERDYLEAAIRTVIQIHMCEEVSGDLLLFLTGQEEIEEACKRIKREMDNLGPDVGELKCIPLYSTLPPNLQQRIFEPAPPNKQNGAIGRKVVVSTNIAETSLTIDGVVFVIDPGFAKQKVYNPRIRVESLLVSPISKASAQQRAGRAGRTRPGKCFRLYTEKAYKNEMQENTYPEILRSNLGSVVLQLKKLGIDDLVHFDFMDPPAPETLMRALELLNYLAALDDDGNLTDLGAIMAEFPLDPQLAKMLIASCNHNCSNEILSITAMLSVPQCFVRPNEAKKAADDAKMKFAHIDGDHLTLLNVYHAFKQSMEDPQWCYDHFVNYRSLKSGDNVRQQLSRIMDRFSLKRTSTDFTSKDYYINIRKALVDGFFMQVAHLERTGHYLTIKDNQMVQLHPSSCLDHKPEWVIYNEFVLTTKNYIRTVTDIKPEWLLKIAPQYYDLQNFPQCEAKRQLEVIQARLDSKQYQEGF
- the LOC103574951 gene encoding grpE protein homolog, mitochondrial; this encodes MVSMTLPMVGKLTKLSLDHFYISTRTILSNRTSQTSINNLCYQIKKFGTEQKKVDESSSSSPPPSIEQMTDNENKLKSEIELLNKELMSLKERNIELDNKYKRALADGENLRVRLTKQIEDAKLFGIQGFCKDLLDVADILGKATESVPKDQLTERNPHLKTLYEGLRMTESQLHKVFKKHGLVSVNPLDEKFDPNQHEALFQQEVQGKKPGTVVVVSKVGYKLHERIVRPALVGVAKG
- the LOC103574949 gene encoding tyrosine kinase receptor Cad96Ca — its product is MIIRWIIVVVTATCLVFNYTSGQLTDNTPPVMRLDRNWILLDSEPIGSIVTRVHAKDNEQDELIYGLETLDHNYNNGDLSLTTTGSLSPLPFSIDNKTGVIYINETLKGRGGENLYLYVTVSDGQLTAKNEVYVIIKNSSLPSSADNNNNSNNNYGSPFSSNNNHHINSGLNQHQPIRGPPFLVHFSNSPLSPFNRPINLTSTQQKTTILRPAQIDINNNNNNNNNNNNNNELDELSITNVKTTTLSNMNIYNNSLESTNVEANKENYSYQSITMTTFITIIAICAVIFGLGMGIWSIKGKICSSHKKSINTKEQIAVGVSDISSTNEPSLILKNWHNSKFSSNKYQEWNKNSNCNINNNNKTSATECIKKQDDKWEFPRHRLKVFCILGEGCFGQVWKCEALDIDRTNSGKTSVVAVKTLKENATERERLDLAQELSVMKTLEPHPNVVKLLGCCTEREPIFVIMEYISGGKLQSFLRNMREERNCGRPGLTSSDLTGFVYQVAKGMEFLASKGIIHRDLAARNILIDNNRACKIADFGFARDIAANKIYERKSEGRLPIRWMAPESLYDNIFSVKSDIWSFGVLIWEIVTLGSTPYPGMGAADVMRKIKEGYRLERPEHCKRELYNIMYYCWDKDPSCRPSFGELVVMAEGLLLDEIDYIELDRFPNHSYYNVLNLSGEKL